In Marinicauda algicola, one DNA window encodes the following:
- a CDS encoding YggS family pyridoxal phosphate-dependent enzyme has translation MTQVLPPHEARELILSRIAAAAKSAGRDPGEVTLVAVSKKQPEARIEAALAAGQRVFGENRVQEAEARWAQRRAAHDDLELRLVGPLQTNKADAAVALFDVIETLDREKLAKALVKAMEKTGRSPRLYVQVNTGEEDQKAGVAPAETAGFVERMRRDYGLAIEGLMCIPPVEEPASLHFALLARLAREAGVEKLSMGMSADYETAVRLGATSVRVGSALFGPRESA, from the coding sequence ATGACACAGGTCCTGCCTCCCCACGAAGCGCGCGAGCTCATCCTCTCGCGGATCGCCGCCGCCGCCAAGTCCGCCGGCCGCGATCCCGGCGAGGTGACGCTGGTCGCGGTGTCCAAGAAGCAGCCCGAGGCGCGCATCGAGGCGGCGCTGGCGGCCGGCCAGCGCGTGTTCGGCGAGAACCGGGTGCAGGAGGCCGAGGCGCGCTGGGCGCAGCGGCGCGCGGCCCATGACGATCTCGAGCTGCGCCTGGTCGGCCCGCTGCAGACCAACAAGGCGGACGCCGCCGTCGCGCTGTTCGACGTGATCGAGACGCTCGACCGCGAGAAGCTGGCGAAAGCGCTCGTCAAGGCGATGGAGAAGACCGGCAGGAGCCCGCGCCTCTACGTCCAGGTCAATACCGGCGAGGAAGACCAGAAGGCGGGCGTCGCGCCGGCCGAGACGGCCGGCTTCGTCGAGCGCATGCGGCGCGACTACGGTCTCGCGATCGAGGGACTGATGTGCATCCCCCCGGTGGAGGAGCCCGCGAGCCTGCATTTCGCCCTGCTCGCCAGGCTCGCACGCGAGGCGGGGGTGGAGAAGCTCTCCATGGGCATGAGTGCGGACTACGAGACCGCCGTGAGGCTCGGCGCCACGTCCGTGCGCGTCGGCTCGGCGCTGTTCGGGCCCCGCGAGAGCGCCTAG
- a CDS encoding porin: MSRFSATVFAASVLTQPAPANALEITASLKADAVVRLGTETDRSQAVLADVSLGLEAEHITQDGWRLGAVASLRAQHDSARRGFARQAGDCPPALADCPSTHGRGLSGALTGLHAVGGLDADTGRGEVEAAYLFVRAPRFELRLGRGPGAAAIEAEPLPGAFRLMRADAGLVDPEGFALASTANTLSTNSAKIVVQSRRLLGFRASASYTPQAQSCGVDVCRPETGAAGPVFAEVENVLEGALSFDHRFRSSGQRWTASLAASAGEAGGPFAAGFEDPWAASARVIWSRGALSAGLGALVSNDGVEDGDYRALSASLAWERGPWLTALEWAGADSDLVHAQGWTLQLGSSRLFENGAVAGVGLRHGEETVPAVHGVQRASDTRSASTLFVEAGLRF, translated from the coding sequence ATGAGCCGTTTCAGCGCGACGGTCTTCGCCGCGTCCGTCCTGACGCAGCCCGCACCGGCCAATGCGCTCGAGATCACGGCCTCGCTCAAGGCCGACGCCGTCGTGCGTCTCGGCACCGAGACGGACCGCTCGCAGGCTGTCCTCGCCGACGTGAGCCTGGGGCTGGAGGCCGAGCACATCACGCAGGACGGGTGGCGCCTGGGTGCCGTGGCGAGCCTGCGCGCGCAGCACGACAGCGCGCGGCGCGGCTTCGCGCGCCAGGCCGGCGATTGTCCGCCTGCCCTCGCCGATTGTCCGTCTACGCACGGTCGGGGCCTTTCCGGCGCGCTGACCGGGCTTCACGCCGTTGGCGGCCTCGACGCCGACACCGGCCGGGGCGAGGTCGAGGCGGCCTATCTCTTCGTCAGGGCGCCCCGTTTCGAGCTGCGGCTCGGGCGCGGTCCGGGCGCGGCGGCGATCGAGGCCGAGCCCCTGCCGGGCGCGTTCCGGCTGATGCGCGCCGATGCGGGCCTCGTCGACCCGGAGGGCTTCGCGCTGGCGAGCACCGCGAACACGCTCTCGACGAACAGCGCCAAGATCGTGGTGCAGAGCCGTCGCCTCCTCGGATTTCGCGCCTCCGCCTCCTACACGCCGCAGGCGCAGTCGTGCGGCGTCGATGTCTGCCGGCCCGAGACCGGCGCGGCCGGACCGGTCTTCGCCGAGGTGGAGAACGTCCTCGAGGGTGCGCTGTCCTTCGATCATCGCTTCCGCTCGAGCGGCCAGCGCTGGACCGCCTCGCTCGCCGCGAGCGCCGGCGAGGCGGGCGGCCCGTTCGCGGCCGGCTTCGAGGATCCCTGGGCGGCGAGCGCGCGGGTGATCTGGAGCCGCGGCGCGCTCTCCGCCGGGCTCGGCGCGCTCGTCAGCAATGACGGGGTGGAAGACGGCGATTACCGCGCGCTCTCCGCCTCGCTCGCCTGGGAGCGCGGGCCCTGGCTCACCGCGCTCGAGTGGGCGGGCGCAGACAGTGATCTCGTCCACGCGCAGGGCTGGACGCTGCAGCTCGGCAGCTCGCGCCTGTTCGAGAACGGTGCCGTTGCCGGCGTCGGGCTGCGCCATGGCGAGGAGACCGTCCCGGCGGTGCACGGCGTGCAGCGGGCCTCGGATACGCGCTCGGCGAGCACGCTCTTCGTCGAGGCGGGGTTGCGTTTTTGA
- a CDS encoding LolA family protein: MTGLTFLLSTAIALVPGATASFGPVPASAGTAHAALVQEAGEPAAEPLPEPEAVEAGPVPAGDTPLLLERESQRPPGEELARISRYFETLDTLSARFEQIAADGSVTTGALALDRPGRVRFDYDDPTPVLLVADGSTVAIADFDLETVDRAPIGQTPFKWLLEPDLDPEGSAAVEEVVRVEDSLYLTLVDPEGESEGRVTLIFSDPDPQAPASEIRLAGWIAVDAFGGFTEVKLTDHARDVRLDPRLFVLDDDPFEDTRRGRR, encoded by the coding sequence ATGACCGGATTGACCTTTCTCCTCTCCACCGCGATCGCGCTCGTCCCGGGCGCGACCGCTTCATTCGGCCCCGTTCCGGCTTCGGCCGGGACCGCCCATGCCGCCCTCGTCCAGGAGGCGGGCGAGCCCGCCGCCGAGCCGCTGCCCGAGCCCGAAGCCGTCGAGGCCGGGCCCGTGCCGGCCGGCGACACGCCGCTGCTGCTCGAACGCGAGTCGCAGCGCCCTCCCGGCGAGGAACTCGCGCGTATCTCGCGCTATTTCGAGACGCTCGACACGCTATCGGCCCGCTTCGAGCAGATCGCGGCCGACGGGTCGGTGACGACCGGCGCGCTTGCGCTCGACCGGCCCGGCCGGGTGCGGTTCGACTATGACGATCCCACTCCGGTCCTGCTCGTCGCAGACGGCAGCACGGTCGCGATCGCCGACTTCGACCTGGAGACGGTGGACCGCGCCCCGATCGGCCAGACCCCGTTCAAGTGGCTCCTGGAACCCGATCTCGACCCGGAAGGCTCCGCGGCGGTGGAGGAGGTCGTCCGGGTGGAGGACAGTCTCTACCTCACCCTCGTCGACCCGGAAGGGGAGAGCGAGGGTCGGGTGACGCTGATCTTTTCCGATCCCGATCCGCAGGCGCCGGCGAGCGAGATCCGCCTCGCGGGCTGGATCGCGGTCGATGCCTTCGGCGGCTTCACCGAGGTCAAGCTCACCGACCATGCGCGCGACGTGCGCCTCGACCCGCGCCTCTTCGTGCTCGACGACGACCCGTTCGAGGATACCCGCCGGGGCCGGCGCTAG
- a CDS encoding DUF3576 domain-containing protein, translating to MRVRPMIAATTGLVLAALLAGCNTRSDTEEANSDRGLLDRLPFTGGRGAPAEAEVGIGVNSFLWRATLDTLSFMPLSEVDPFGGVIITDWYANPEQPDERFKATVYILDSRLRADALSVQLFKQVRQDDRWADSTVDPATRIQIENAILTRARQLRIATIGD from the coding sequence ATGCGCGTTCGCCCGATGATCGCCGCCACCACCGGACTGGTTCTCGCTGCCCTTCTGGCCGGCTGCAACACGCGCTCGGACACCGAAGAGGCCAACTCCGATCGCGGCCTGCTCGATCGGCTGCCCTTCACCGGCGGCCGCGGCGCTCCGGCCGAAGCCGAGGTCGGCATCGGCGTCAACAGCTTCCTGTGGCGCGCCACGCTGGACACGCTCTCCTTCATGCCGCTGTCCGAGGTCGACCCGTTCGGCGGCGTGATCATCACCGACTGGTACGCCAATCCCGAGCAACCCGACGAGCGCTTCAAGGCGACGGTCTACATCCTCGACAGCCGCCTGCGGGCCGACGCCCTGTCGGTGCAGCTGTTCAAGCAGGTTCGCCAGGACGATCGCTGGGCCGATTCCACGGTGGACCCGGCCACCCGCATCCAGATCGAGAACGCGATCCTGACGCGCGCGCGCCAGCTTCGCATCGCCACGATCGGCGATTGA
- a CDS encoding thiamine phosphate synthase translates to MSSQGTYDDVAALARAAGRRFTPRAGLPAFFALTDPERTPDPLALARVLPGGAGLVLRHFGREDQIALAGPLARLCRSRGLVFLVANDGELARSVKAQGVHWPQACAHRARAWARRRPDWLMTASAHDHVAASAPGTGIAAVFLSPVFQSASPSAGPPLGAVRAGRIARGARVPVYALGGVNSRTLGGLDNRIFSGVCAVSAQPLEP, encoded by the coding sequence GTGTCATCGCAAGGGACCTATGACGACGTGGCGGCGCTGGCAAGAGCGGCCGGCCGCCGGTTCACGCCGCGCGCCGGCCTGCCGGCCTTCTTCGCGCTGACCGATCCGGAGCGCACGCCCGATCCGCTCGCGCTCGCCCGGGTCCTTCCCGGCGGGGCCGGCCTGGTGCTGCGCCACTTCGGACGCGAGGACCAGATCGCGCTGGCCGGACCGCTGGCGCGGCTGTGCCGCTCGCGCGGACTCGTCTTCCTCGTCGCAAACGATGGCGAACTCGCCCGCTCGGTGAAGGCGCAGGGCGTGCACTGGCCGCAAGCGTGCGCCCATCGCGCCCGGGCCTGGGCGCGGCGGCGCCCGGACTGGCTGATGACGGCGAGCGCACACGACCATGTCGCGGCGAGCGCCCCCGGGACAGGCATCGCGGCGGTCTTCCTGTCCCCGGTCTTCCAGAGCGCGAGCCCCAGCGCCGGCCCGCCCCTTGGCGCGGTGCGCGCCGGGCGAATCGCGCGCGGCGCCCGGGTGCCGGTCTATGCGCTCGGCGGAGTCAATTCCCGCACGCTCGGCGGGCTTGATAACCGTATCTTTTCAGGAGTTTGCGCCGTATCCGCGCAACCGCTCGAACCCTAG
- the holA gene encoding DNA polymerase III subunit delta encodes MKVKPRDIDRTLQSPPGAIQVFLLFGPEGGLVRERGETLARSLVPDPDDPFAVSRLSEEDIKSDPAGLADAMSALSLTGGGRLVRLRLSGDSPAAAAWLKDFEAGAAPAEARLVIEAGDLKKGSRLRKLAEEGKRAAAIACYAESGGDILAFADQLLGEENLTLAPEARALFAPLIEGNRQLARAEIEKLILYHGTAQQRGGEPGVITREDIAEVCAAGGEAALDQVVDPALLGDPVSADRGYARALSAGLSPVGVLRALQRKIDQIDVAASAGGDPGALARAGVPRFGPPADLFRQQSRLWTGRRLDHARKLAFDAERAVKRSGAPVEAIVGELLIRIARGAQSARR; translated from the coding sequence GTGAAAGTTAAGCCCCGCGACATCGATCGCACGCTGCAATCGCCGCCCGGCGCGATCCAGGTCTTCCTCCTGTTCGGGCCGGAGGGCGGGCTGGTGCGCGAGCGCGGCGAGACGCTGGCGCGCAGTCTCGTACCCGATCCCGACGACCCCTTCGCCGTGAGCCGGCTGTCGGAGGAGGATATCAAGTCCGACCCGGCCGGGCTCGCCGACGCGATGTCGGCCCTGTCCCTGACCGGCGGGGGACGCCTGGTGCGCCTGCGCCTGTCGGGCGATTCGCCCGCGGCCGCAGCCTGGCTGAAGGATTTCGAGGCCGGGGCGGCGCCCGCCGAGGCGCGCCTCGTGATCGAGGCGGGCGATCTGAAGAAGGGCTCCAGGCTGCGAAAGCTGGCCGAGGAGGGAAAGCGCGCGGCCGCGATCGCCTGCTATGCGGAAAGCGGCGGGGACATCCTGGCATTCGCCGACCAGCTGCTCGGCGAGGAGAATCTCACCCTCGCCCCCGAGGCGCGCGCCCTGTTCGCCCCGCTCATCGAGGGAAATCGCCAGCTCGCCCGCGCCGAGATCGAGAAGCTGATCCTCTATCACGGCACGGCGCAGCAGCGCGGCGGCGAGCCGGGCGTGATCACGCGGGAAGACATCGCCGAGGTGTGCGCCGCCGGCGGGGAGGCCGCGCTCGACCAGGTCGTCGATCCGGCCCTGCTCGGCGATCCGGTGTCCGCCGACCGCGGCTATGCGCGCGCGCTGTCGGCGGGTCTGTCCCCGGTCGGCGTGCTGCGCGCGCTGCAGAGAAAGATCGACCAGATCGACGTCGCAGCCAGTGCCGGCGGCGATCCCGGCGCGCTTGCCCGCGCCGGCGTGCCGCGCTTCGGTCCGCCCGCCGACCTGTTCCGCCAGCAATCGCGCCTGTGGACCGGACGCCGGCTCGACCATGCCCGCAAGCTCGCCTTCGACGCCGAGCGCGCCGTCAAGCGTTCGGGCGCCCCGGTCGAGGCGATCGTCGGCGAACTCCTGATCCGCATCGCGAGAGGCGCGCAGTCGGCGCGACGGTAG
- a CDS encoding NtrZ family periplasmic regulatory protein, whose translation MVSGAAKLLAGACAAALLTAPLAFAQSSEPEAELFVLRGVPAASAQALEGAVEIQSLGLDEPAESASGEAGSGGESASSALAPMEPAAGSSLPWYERFTVSTPSEYHSAWGEEATEFSFTAGERWGFTLGIAEQEHGPQQFELEDVRAGAFYELSSRFRVGTNLRFSSPTADVFGQEGEDSVPELKFESAFRF comes from the coding sequence ATGGTTTCCGGGGCTGCGAAACTTCTGGCCGGTGCGTGCGCCGCAGCGCTGCTGACGGCGCCGTTGGCGTTCGCGCAATCGAGCGAGCCGGAGGCGGAGCTGTTCGTTCTGCGCGGGGTGCCGGCCGCGAGCGCGCAGGCGCTCGAAGGCGCGGTCGAGATCCAGTCCCTCGGACTGGACGAGCCCGCCGAGTCCGCGTCCGGCGAAGCCGGGTCGGGCGGCGAGTCCGCAAGCTCCGCCCTCGCGCCCATGGAGCCGGCCGCCGGTTCCTCCCTGCCCTGGTATGAGCGCTTCACCGTCTCGACCCCGTCCGAATACCATTCGGCCTGGGGCGAGGAGGCGACCGAGTTCAGCTTCACCGCCGGCGAGCGCTGGGGCTTCACGCTCGGCATCGCCGAGCAGGAGCACGGCCCCCAGCAGTTCGAGCTTGAGGATGTCCGGGCGGGCGCCTTCTACGAGCTCAGCAGCCGCTTCCGCGTGGGCACGAACCTGCGCTTCTCCTCCCCGACCGCGGACGTGTTCGGTCAGGAGGGCGAGGACAGCGTGCCCGAGCTGAAATTCGAATCCGCTTTCCGCTTCTAG
- the lptE gene encoding LPS assembly lipoprotein LptE: MTLKRSGAARFTIAALALLVLPALAACGFQPLYASPDYRHLAGVEIEAGPDRLGYLIEDALEEEFGAGRSAYRLVIAASSTERALGVSADARARRFGLTVGAQYRLLHGEETVHEGAASELVYFDAPTEAYALISARRSAEQQGADALARQISRDIALVLRRIEAGYGGES; the protein is encoded by the coding sequence ATGACGCTCAAGCGGTCCGGCGCGGCGCGGTTCACCATCGCAGCCCTCGCCCTGCTCGTCCTGCCCGCGCTCGCCGCCTGCGGTTTCCAGCCGCTCTATGCGAGCCCGGACTACCGCCATCTCGCCGGCGTCGAGATCGAGGCCGGGCCGGACCGGCTCGGCTATCTGATCGAGGATGCGCTCGAGGAAGAGTTCGGCGCCGGGCGCAGCGCCTATCGTCTCGTGATCGCGGCCAGCTCCACCGAACGCGCGCTCGGCGTGTCCGCCGATGCGCGCGCGCGCCGGTTCGGCCTGACCGTCGGGGCGCAGTACCGCCTCCTGCACGGCGAGGAGACGGTGCACGAGGGCGCGGCGAGCGAGCTCGTCTATTTCGATGCGCCGACCGAGGCCTACGCCCTGATCTCCGCGCGCCGTTCGGCCGAGCAGCAGGGCGCCGACGCCCTCGCCCGGCAGATCTCCCGCGACATCGCCCTGGTGCTGCGCCGGATCGAAGCCGGCTACGGCGGTGAAAGTTAA